A single genomic interval of Cucumis sativus cultivar 9930 chromosome 7, Cucumber_9930_V3, whole genome shotgun sequence harbors:
- the LOC101212807 gene encoding serine/threonine-protein kinase ATR isoform X4, which produces MGSSELSNKSTEISRIGEKRPFEELDIVKKKRPKMDGEIVSSEADIMVECKKPHIKICETEETYANNLHNLLVSFVGCLKASSFRADALRPEVSLTALSMLCIAFCRYPETRLSMVIFQEMVSWIPWIYEQAKKGSSISIDISIFLEGIHNILLLPNHISSCLFSLLSGSNGECAETMSVILKVPWTHSITSTESHKPWKTRCISVQVSSKITSITKDETDLEILDLSLVDENDEVRTEAAISIPVIALWTGFDRLTPLFRRLEILKEEMHEKVKKIIPVSLGFLSCLYGSCHSVSRCKLFLNTNSDRCCQTVNYVLQGFWCSKCDRTVLHDHKLYANIIEQSDFYPKMNLDSDFVHLVSMFFKLLFDESSEEVQLSCVGTLRRILVHGSRDVLHQTKTDWLKCVEFLLLNRKKSIREAFCLQISSFLEDHITSCFFSEEDISNKRKELMFLDFIKTAMVSTADPQILDTILESVAELMNAVDIHSDFFSLSLLLLVDHLDNPYIAVRLSASRAIHRACCFHFKGNFNMIFSKVIHLRNELFDHVSSRLVNHPKIVQEFAEAVLGVETEVFVKKMIPVVLPKLIVSHQNNDQAVESLYELAKCVDTDMVTLIVNWLPKVLAFVLYQANGKELCSALEFYHAQTGSTQEEIFAAALPALLDELVCFVDGGNSDEVSKRLARVPEMILQVARVLTGGDDLPGFLRNHFVGLLNSLDRKMLHAEDVCLQKQALQRIEMLIKLMGSHLSTYVPKLMVLLMHAIGKEELQSEGLIVLNSFIQQLAMVSPSSIKYVISQVFAALVPFLERDETSTHLDMVVKILEELVLKNKSILKVHIREFPPLPCISALTEVNRAINETRGSMTLKDQLRNVVDGLNHENLKVRYMVACELRKLLNMRSKEVTTLISAEADLDMDVLSLLISSLLRGCAEESRTAVGQRLKLICADCIGALGAVDPAKVKSFSCERFKIECSDDDLIFELIHKHLARAFGAAPDTIIQDSAALAIQELLKIAGCKASLDDNTAPSASPSLKDKETSKTVASDSSDDDHAMSIRGQRLWGRFSDYVKEIIAPCLTSRFQLPNVVDSAFASSIYRPGMSFRRWIYFWIRKLTAHATGSRAGIFHACRGIVRHDMQTAVYLLPYLVLSAVCHGTEEARHGITEEILSVLNAAAAENGVALIHGNTGGQSDVCIQAVFTLLDNLGQWVDDVERGLSLSQSGQSSSSKHLVAKSKESSSNVHVDQEQLLVQCRYVSQLLDAIPKTTLARASLSCQAYARSLMYFESYVRGKSGSFNPAAERSGIFEDEDISYLMEIYSFLDEPDGLSGLACLRKSLRLQDQLLINKKAGNWAEVLTFCEQALHMEPNSVQRHSDVLNCLLNMCHLQAMVTHVDGLITRIPQYKKTWCMQGVQAAWRLGRWDLMDEYLKGADEEGLLCSSSESNASFDMDVAKILQAMMKKNQFSVSEKIALSKQSLIAPLAAAGMDSYARAYPFVVKLHLLKELEDFHNLLFNDSFLEKSFHVDDQEFSEMIQNWENRLKFTQSSLWAREPLLSFRRLVFGASSLGAQVGNCWLQYAKLCRSAGHYETANRAILEAQASRAPNVHMEKAKLLWSTRRSDGAISELQQSLLNMPVEVIGSAAMSSITSLSLVPMNPAPLICDTQTLNENRDIAKTLLLYSRWIHCTGQKQKEDVINLYSRVKELQPKWEKGYFFMARYCDELLEDARKRQEDSFEQGSRKVSSSSTAIGPPNLNNEKPWWSYVPDVLLFYAKGLHRGHKNLFQALPRLLTLWFDFGSIYQRVGSPSNKELKSVHGKVLSIMRGCLKDLPAYQWLAVLPQLVSRICHQNEETVRLVKYIIASVVRQYPQQALWIMAAVSKSTVPSRREAAMEIIYSAKKDFSQGKGGNNLFLQFASLIDHLIKLCFHPGQQRAKNINISTEFSTLKRMMPLEIIMPIQQSLVVNLPTYDVNLTDSPSSDIFSGTELPTISGIADEAEILSSLQRPKKIILLGSDGIERPFLCKPKDDLRKDARMMEFTAMINRLLSKYPESRRRKLYIRTFAVIPLTEDCGMVEWVPHTRGLRHILQDIYITCGKFDRQKTNPQVKRIYDQCQGKIPEGEMLKTKILPLFPPVFHRWFLNTFSEPAAWFRARIAYAHTTAVWSMVGHIVGLGDRHGENILFDSTTGDCVHVDFSCLFDKGLQLEKPELVPFRLTQNMIDGLGITGYEGIFLRVCEITLSVLRSHRDTLMSILETFIHDPLVEWTKSHKSSGVEVQNPHAQLAISNIEARLRGVVVGVGAAPSLPLAVEGQARRLIAEAVAHKNLGKMYIWWMPWF; this is translated from the exons ATGGGTTCATCAGAATTGAGCAATAAATCAACTGAAATCTCTCGAATTGGAGAAAAGAGACCCTTTGAGGAGTTGGATAtcgtgaagaaaaaaagaccaaAGATGGATGGAGAAATTGTGAGCTCCGAAGCTGATATTATGGTTGAGTGCAAGAAGCCTCACATCAAAATTTGTGAAACTGAAGAAACTTATGCAAATAATTTGCATAATTTACTTGTTTCATTTGTTGGATGTTTAAAAGCTTCTTCCTTCAGGGCTGATGCTTTAAGACCAGAAGTTTCACTAACAGCTCTTAGCATGCTGTGTATTGCTTTCTGTCGGTACCCTGAAACTCGTTTGTCCATGGTCATATTTCAGGAAATGGTTTCATGGATTCCCTGGATATATGAGCAG GCGAAGAAAGGAAGCTCAATTTCCATCGACATCTCCATTTTTCTTGAAGGAATTCACAACATACTTCTTTTACCAA ACCATATATCTTCATGTTTATTTTCACTCTTGTCTGGAAGTAATGGTGAATGTGCTGAAACAATGTCTGTGATACTTAAAGTTCCATGGACCCATTCAATCACCAGTACTGAATCTCACAAGCCATGGAAGACAAGATGCATCTCTGTTCAGGTTTCGTCAAAAATTACTTCTATCACGAAGGATGAAACTGATCTTGAGATCCTGGATTTGAGTCttgttgatgaaaatgatgaagttAGAACTGAGGCTGCCATTTCAATTCCAGTGATTGCTCTATGGACTGGTTTTGACAGGCTAACACCGTTGTTTAGGAGACTGGA GATCTTGAAGGAAGAAATGCATGAAAAAGTTAAGAAGATTATCCCAGTTTCTCTTGGGTTTTTATCATGCCTGTATGGATCTTGCCATTCAGTGAGTAGGtgcaaattatttttaaataccaaCAGTGATAGATGTTGCCAGACAGTTAACTATGTGTTACAAGGATTTTGGTGTTCAAAATGTGATCGGACTGTTCTGCATGATCATAAACTTTATGCAAATATAATTGAGCAATCTGACTTTTACCCAAAAATGAATTTGGATAGTGATTTTGTCCATTTAGTGTCGATGTTTTTCAAACTTCTTTTTGATGAGTCTTCAGAAGAGGTTCAATTGTCCTGCGTGGGAACTCTTAGACGAATTCTGGTCCATGGGAGTAGGGATGTTCTACATCAAACGAAGACCGATTGGCTTAAATGTGTTGAGTTTTTGCTTCTGAACAGAAAAAAGTCAATTAGAGAAGCATTCTGCCTTCAAATTAGTTCCTTCCTAGAGGATCACATCACAAGTTGCTTTTTCTCAGAAGAagatatttcaaacaaaaggaaagagctaatgtttttggattttattaaAACTGCAATGGTATCAACTGCAGATCCCCAAATTCTGGACACTATACTAGAATCTGTAGCAGAGCTCATGAATGCAGTTGATATTCACAGTGACTTTTTCTCCCTGTCTCTTTTATTGTTGGTTGATCATCTTGATAATCCATACATAGCAGTGAGGTTGAGTGCTTCAAGGGCTATCCACAGAGCTTGTTGTTTCCATTTTAAAgggaattttaatatgatattttcaaaagttatccATCTACGTAATGAGCTATTTGATCACGTCTCTAGCAGACTTGTTAACCATCCAAAAATCGTACAAGAATTTGCAGAAGCTGTTTTGGGTGTTGAAACTGAAGTGTTTGTTAAGAAAATGATTCCTGTTGTTCTTCCGAAGCTGATTGTCTCTCATCAGAACAATGATCAAGCTGTTGAATCTTTATATGAATTAGCTAAATGTGTGGACACAGATATGGTTACGTTAATAGTAAATTGGTTGCCAAAAGTTCTTGCCTTTGTTCTCTACCAAGCAAATGGGAAGGAGTTATGTTCTGCCTTGGAATTTTATCATGCTCAGACGGGTTCAACTCAGGAAGAAATTTTTGCTGCTGCATTACCTGCACTTCTTGATGAACTAGTATGCTTTGTGGATGGTGGCAATTCAGATGAGGTCAGTAAAAG GTTAGCAAGAGTTCCTGAGATGATATTACAAGTTGCTAGAGTTCTTACTGGAGGAGATGATCTTCCAGGATTTTTGAGGAATCATTTTGTTGGCCTCCTTAACAGCTTGGATAGGAAAATGCTCCATGCAGAGGATGTTTGCCTGCAGAAACAAGCCCTGCAACGAATTGAAATGCTGATAAAGTTGATGGGTTCTCATCTTAGTACCTATGTGCCAAAACTAATGGTTCTTCTTATGCATGCTATTGGGAAAGAAGAACTGCAAAGTGAAGGTCTCATtgttttgaattcttttatcCAACAACTGGCTATGGTATCACCATCTAGCATCAAGTATGTGATTTCTCAAGTCTTTGCTGCACTTGTGCCTTTCCTGGAGAGAGATGAAACTTCCACACATTTAGATATGGTGGtaaaaattttggaagagcttgttttaaaaaacaagagTATACTAAAGGTGCACATACGCGAATTCCCTCCACTGCCTTGTATTTCTGCTCTGACAGAAGTGAACAGAGCTATAAATGAAACTCGTGGATCAATGACTCTAAAGGATCAATTACGAAATGTTGTAGATGGCTTAAATCACGAGAACTTAAAAGTGAGATACATGGTGGCATGTGAATTGAGAAAATTGTTGAACATGAGAAGCAAGGAGGTTACAACTTTGATAAGTGCTGAAGCTGATCTAGACATGGATGTTCTGAGCTTACTAATCTCATCCTTGCTAAGAGGGTGTGCTGAGGAGTCAAGGACTGCAGTGGGCCAACGGCTGAAATTGATTTGCGCTGATTGTATTGGTGCACTAGGTGCTGTTGATCCTGCTAAAGTGAAGAGTTTTTCTTGTGAAcgatttaaaattgaatgttCTGATGATGATCTAATTTTTGAGTTGATTCACAAACACTTAGCTCGGGCTTTTGGAGCTGCACCAGATACCATTATTCAAGATTCAGCGGCATTAGCCATTCAGGAGCTTCTAAAAATTGCAGGGTGTAAGGCATCGTTAGATGACAATACTGCTCCTTCAGCATCACCATCGTTGAAAGAtaaagaaacttcaaaaactGTCGCATCTGATTCTTCTGATGATGATCATGCGATGAGTATAAGAGGTCAGAGATTGTGGGGACGTTTCTCTGATTATGTGAAAGAAATTATAGCGCCGTGCTTAACCTCAAGATTTCAACTCCCAAATGTGGTTGACTCTGCATTTGCTAGTTCAATATATCGACCAGGCATGTCATTCAGAAGGTGGATAtatttttggataagaaaacTAACTGCACATGCAACTGGGTCTCGTGCAGGTATTTTTCATGCTTGTCGCGGTATAGTGCGGCATGATATGCAGACAGCTGTTTATTTGCTGCCTTATTTAGTTCTTAGTGCTGTCTGTCATGGGACAGAGGAAGCACGACATGGCATAACAGAAGAAATCTTGTCTGTTCTCAATGCTGCAGCAGCAGAGAATGGTGTGGCTTTGATTCACGGAAATACTGGGGGGCAAAGTGATGTTTGTATTCAAGCCGTGTTTACTCTTCTTGATAATCTAGGACAGTGGGTGGATGATGTTGAACGAGGATTGTCACTTTCTCAATCTGGTCAGTCATCGTCTTCTAAGCATTTGGTGGCCAAATCAAAGGAATCAAGTTCAAATGTTCATGTTGATCAGGAGCAACTCCTGGTTCAGTGTAGGTATGTTTCACAGCTTTTAGATGCAATTCCAAAGACCACTCTTGCTAGGGCTTCCTTGAGTTGTCAGGCCTATGCTAGATCTTTGATGTATTTTGAGTCATATGTACGAGGAAAATCTGGTTCTTTTAACCCTGCGGCTGAGAGGAGTGGCATCTTTGAGGATGAAGATATTTCATATCTCATGGAAATATATAGTTTCCTTGATGAGCCTGATGGTCTATCTGGCTTGGCATGTTTACGTAAATCCTTGAGGTTACAAGACCAacttttgataaataaaaaagctgGAAACTGGGCAGAAGTTTTGACTTTTTGTGAACAGGCCTTGCATATGGAACCAAATTCAGTTCAAAGGCATTCGGATGTTCTTAATTGTTTGTTAAATATGTGCCACCTCCAAGCTATGGTTACTCATGTGGATGGTTTAATCACGAGGATTCCTCAGTACAAGAAAACGTGGTGCATGCAAGGAGTGCAGGCAGCTTGGAGGCTTGGCAGGTGGGACCTCATGGACGAATACCTCAAGGGAGCTGATGAGGAAGGCCTTCTTTGTAGCAGCTCTGAGAGTAATGCTTCTTTTGACATGGACGTAGCAAAAATTCTGCAGgcaatgatgaagaagaatcaGTTTTCAGTTTCTGAGAAAATTGCTCTATCCAAACAGTCTCTGATTGCCCCTCTTGCTGCTGCTGGCATGGATTCTTACGCACGTGCTTATCCATTTGTTGTGAAACTCCACCTTTTGAAAGAGCTTGAGGACTTCCATAACCTTCTCTTTAATGACTCTTTCTTGGAAAAATCATTTCATGTAGATGATCAGGAATTTTCAGAAATGATACAAAATTGGGAGAACCGGCTGAAATTTACTCAGTCATCACTCTGGGCAAGAGAGCCACTCCTGTCATTTCGGAGATTGGTTTTTGGTGCTAGTAGTCTTGGTGCTCAAGTTGGGAACTGTTGGCTTCAGTATGCAAAGCTCTGTCGCTCTGCTGGCCATTATGAAACAGCAAACCGTGCAATTCTTGAAGCTCAAGCCTCTCGTGCACCTAATGTCCATATGGAGAAAGCAAAACTTTTATGGAGTACTAGGCGGTCTGACGGTGCTATCTCAGAATTGCAACAATCTCTTCTAAATATGCCTGTGGAAGTCATAGGATCTGCTGCAATGTCATCAATAACAAGCCTTTCCTTGGTTCCAATGAACCCAGCTCCTTTAATCTGTGATACACAAACTTTGAATGAGAATAGAGATATTGCAAAGACTCTTCTCCTATACTCAAGGTGGATACATTGCACTGGGCAAAAGCAAAAGGAAGATGTCATCAATCTTTATTCAAGAGTGAAGGAGCTACAGCCCAAGTGGGAGaaaggatatttttttatggccAGGTACTGTGATGAATTGCTTGAAGATGCCAGGAAACGCCAGGAAGATAGTTTCGAACAAGGTTCGAGAAAAGTCTCATCATCTTCTACTGCTATTGGCcctccaaatttaaataatgagAAGCCCTGGTGGTCTTATGTGCCTGATGTACTCCTGTTCTATGCAAAAGGACTTCACAGGGGTCACAAGAATCTATTTCAAGCACTTCCAAGGTTGTTAACTCTGTGGTTTGACTTTGGAAGCATCTACCAAAGAGTTGGTTCACCATCCAACAAGGAGTTGAAAAGTGTTCATGGAAAG GTTCTGAGCATCATGCGGGGTTGTTTAAAGGATTTGCCAGCATATCAATGGTTGGCTGTACTGCCTCAGTTAGTTTCAAGGATTTGTCATCAGAATGAAGAAACTGTTCGATTGGTTAAATACATAATTGCTTCTGTTGTCCGACAGTATCCACAGCAAGCGCTTTGGATAATGGCTGCAGTTTCAAAATCCACTGTTCCTTCAAGACGAGAGGCAGCTATGGAGATAATCTATTCTGCAAAAAAAGATTTCAGTCAAGGAAAGGGTGGcaacaatttatttcttcaGTTTGCCAGTCTAATTGATCATTTAATCAAGTTGTGCTTCCATCCAGGTCAACAAAGGGCGAAGAACATTAATATTTCTACGGAATTTAGCACATTGAAGAGAATGATGCCATTGGAGATTATTATGCCAATTCAACAATCTCTGGTTGTTAATCTGCCGACATATGATGTGAATCTCACTGATTCACCGAGTTCTGACATCTTTTCTGGCACAGAGCTTCCTACAATATCAGGAATAGCTGATGAGGCTGAGATTCTTTCATCACTTCAGCGGCCTAAGAAA ATCATTCTATTGGGTAGTGATGGTATTGAGCGACCATTCCTCTGCAAACCCAAGGATGATCTCCGGAAAGATGCTCGCATGATGGAGTTCACAGCAATGATTAATCGTTTATTATCCAAATATCCAGAAAGCCGCCGGAGGAAGCTCTACATACGCACTTTTGCTGTGATACCTCTGACAGAGGATTGTGGTATGGTAGAATGGGTTCCCCATACTCGTGGTCTAAGACATATACTGCAAGACATATATATTACTTGCGGTAAGTTTGACAGGCAGAAGACAAATCCCCAAGTTAAGCGAATATATGATCAGTGCCAAGGTAAAATACCTGAAGGTGAGATGCTGAAGACAAAAATTCTCCCTCTGTTCCCTCCCGTTTTCCATAGATGGTTTTTAAATACCTTTTCAGAACCAGCTGCTTGGTTTAGAGCCCGGATAGCTTATGCACATACAACTGCAGTTTGGTCTATGGTTGGGCATATTGTGGGGTTAGGTGATAGACATGgtgaaaatattctttttgatTCTACTACGGGTGACTGCGTTCATGTCGATTTCAGTTGTTTATTTGACAAAGGTCTGCAGCTTGAAAAGCCTGAATTGGTGCCGTTTAGGCTAACCCAG AACATGATCGATGGATTAGGAATCACTGGTTATGAGGGCATTTTCTTGAGAGTTTGTGAAATTACTCTTTCTGTATTAAGATCTCATCGGGACACTTTGATGAGCATACTTGAAACTTTCATTCATGATCCACTTGTGGAGTGGACAAAATCTCACAAATCCAGTGGTGTTGAAGTTCAGAATCCACATGCTCAG TTAGCCATCAGTAACATTGAGGCTAGGTTACGAGGTGTAGTTGTTGGCGTTGGAGCTGCACCATCTTTGCCCCTGGCTGTTGAAGGTCAGGCTCGTCGATTAATTGCTGAAGCAGTTGCACACAAAAATCTTGGGAAGATGTACATATGGTGGATGCCATGGTTCTAG